Genomic segment of Mucilaginibacter sabulilitoris:
GTTTTTCATAAAAGCGATGTCCAAAAGCAGATTCAGCTGGCAGCTGAACTTACGTGGCAATATATCGCCTGCCTATCAGCGGCTCTTGGCCAATAACGTTACGATGAAGGACAGGCTGATATTCTTGCCTATGTTAAGCAACCATGAGCTTATGGATGATCTTGGCAATTACGACCTGGGACTGGCGCTGGAACCAACAAGCCCGCCTAATAAAAACTTAACCATTTCAAATAAAATCTTTCATTATATGTCAGCCGGCTTACCGGTGATCGCATCCAACACCGCGGGGCAAATGGAGATCGCGCGTAAAAACCCAAAATTCACTTTTGTATATGACCAGGATAACCAGGAGGGGCTTGTTACCATACTCGACAATTTAGGGAAAAAGCTAAAAGATAATAAACTGATGGCGCCCAGAAACGAAATTATAGAAACCTACCGGTTACATTTCGAGTGGGAAACAGAAGCAAAAAAACTAACAGATATCATCGGTCATGCGCTCCGCTAAAGAAGTCAGCCTGCAAATTAATCTCTTTCCCGGCGATTACCCACACGTCAGGCATATATTGCCTCACCAGCTTAAGACATTGTCGGCTCAGGTAGATGAGATTATCCTTACCATCGATACGAAACCCTCAAAAGGCCGCTTTGCAGCGGGCTGGCAGGAGTACAGCGAGATTTTTGAGGATTTTCTTCATTTCGAAATCAAGCCATTTTTTAATGTCAGGATAATTCCTGTAGATTATAACGAAAAAGTAAAAGCAGCAATTTCAAATTTCTTTTTCAATAACAGTGATATGCCCGGCAAGGATTTCAGGGGAGGTCCTTTTTACGCTTATTTTTTTGGCCTGTACAGCACAACGCATGATTTGGTTTTTCACCTGGACTCCGACATTCTTTTAGGTGGGTCAAGCCAGAAATGGATAACGGAGGCGCGCTCGATTTTCGATGCTGATCCCCGCTGCTTTACCATCTCCCCTCTTCCCGGCCCGCCACACCCCCGGGGCGTGCTGATCGGGCAGCCGGGAGCAATTAAGATAGGCGATTATAAATATCAGTTCAATGGCATGAGCACCCGCTTATTTCTGCTAAACAAAGTCGCGTTCAGGCAGCAAAAATTAACAATAAACAAACCCGGCCTGCGTGATCAGCTCAAGGCCATGGTACAGGGAAACCCCAATGCTGATTTGCCGGAACACATTATATCGGCGTTTATGAAAAAACACAACCGCACAAGAATTGATTTCTTAGGCTCCGGTAGCGGACTGTGGTCTTTGCATCCCCCCTATCGTACCAAAGCATTCTATGAACAACTACAAAGCGTTGTTAAACTTGTCGAACTTAACCAGCTGCCTGAAAACCAAAACGGGTTTTACGACCTCATCGATGAGGTCTGTGACTGGGGCGAGGCGAGAACAAATCTGATACGGAACCGATGGTGGAAAAACTAAAAGTACCGGTTGATCGGAACCGGAAAGATACCATCGTATTGATGATATCGATAGGTAAAAGAAGTCATCTGACTAATTGTACTTATCAAAGAATGCACCATTGGGCAAATCGTCATGGTTACCAGGCGATGCTTATCACCAAAAGTATCAGCGATTCTCCTATGGCGCCGCACTTCAACAAACTCATTGCCCACCGTGCGGCTCCCGGATTTAAACGATATATCATTGTTGATGATGACATCCTGCTGAAGACCGACGCCCCGGCCATGGAAGATGTACCGGAGGGGCTGATTGGCCTGGTGCCTGATGCCAATCAGTCCTGCACCCAGGCTAAACACGTTCAATGGACTGCGAATACCGGCTTTATTGTTGCCGGCTCCGAAGCATTACATCTTCTGGAACAAGCCTTCCGGAACGGCGAGTACCCTTATAGTTGCTGGGACGGGAGTAATCGGGGAATTTGGGGGCCACATGACCAGGCAGCGTTAAATGACGTAGTTTTTAAAGAAAACGCCGTCTACAAACTGGATTGGAGGTGGAATTATCAGGCCGTGGTCGACTTTTATGGCAGGGGCGAGGGCTGGGAAACCTGGGCGAATAAAAAGTGTTACCGCCTGGGATATTATATCTCGCTGTTATTACCGTCCGGCGTTAACAGAAAACTGATAAACAGTTGCTTCGGCCTGCACATGACGATGG
This window contains:
- a CDS encoding glycosyltransferase; this encodes MRSLWARFIRKAAFKLQEVFHINSKYSLGYTPDRLLRQCISLRADLYICHQELATVVGNQLLQLGYRVAFDLEDWYSEDLLPRDRESRPIKLLKKAERGALENGICYTTSEAMAKGIQASYHAVVRPAVIYNSFSAAQLRQPVAPSGTLPRLYWFSQTIGPGRGLEFFIKAMSKSRFSWQLNLRGNISPAYQRLLANNVTMKDRLIFLPMLSNHELMDDLGNYDLGLALEPTSPPNKNLTISNKIFHYMSAGLPVIASNTAGQMEIARKNPKFTFVYDQDNQEGLVTILDNLGKKLKDNKLMAPRNEIIETYRLHFEWETEAKKLTDIIGHALR